One part of the Streptococcus sp. oral taxon 431 genome encodes these proteins:
- the rpsQ gene encoding 30S ribosomal protein S17: protein MERNNRKVLVGRVVSDKMDKTITVVVETKRNHPVYGKRINYSKKYKAHDENNVAKEGDIVRIMETRPLSATKRFRLVEVVEEAVII from the coding sequence ATGGAACGCAATAATCGTAAAGTTCTTGTTGGACGTGTTGTATCTGACAAAATGGACAAGACAATCACAGTTGTAGTTGAAACAAAACGTAACCACCCAGTCTATGGTAAACGTATTAACTACTCTAAAAAATACAAAGCACATGATGAAAACAATGTTGCCAAAGAAGGCGATATCGTACGTATCATGGAAACTCGTCCGCTTTCAGCTACAAAACGTTTCCGTCTTGTAGAAGTCGTTGAAGAAGCGGTTATCATCTAA
- the rpmC gene encoding 50S ribosomal protein L29: MKLNEVKEFVKELRGLSQEELAKRENELKKELFELRFQAATGQLEQTARLKEVKKQIARIKTVQSEAK, translated from the coding sequence ATGAAACTTAATGAAGTAAAAGAATTTGTTAAAGAACTTCGTGGTCTTTCTCAAGAAGAACTCGCGAAGCGCGAAAACGAATTGAAAAAAGAATTGTTTGAACTTCGTTTCCAAGCTGCTACTGGTCAATTAGAACAAACAGCTCGCTTGAAAGAAGTTAAAAAACAAATCGCTCGTATCAAAACAGTTCAATCTGAAGCGAAATAA
- the rplP gene encoding 50S ribosomal protein L16 translates to MLVPKRVKHRREFRGKMRGEAKGGKEVAFGEYGLQATTSHWITNRQIEAARIAMTRYMKRGGKVWIKIFPHKSYTAKAIGVRMGSGKGAPEGWVAPVKRGKVMFEVAGVSEEIAREALRLASHKLPVKCKFVKREAE, encoded by the coding sequence ATGTTAGTACCTAAACGTGTTAAACACCGTCGTGAATTCCGTGGTAAAATGCGCGGTGAAGCTAAAGGTGGAAAAGAAGTAGCATTCGGTGAATACGGTCTTCAAGCTACAACTAGCCACTGGATCACTAACCGCCAAATCGAAGCTGCTCGTATCGCCATGACTCGTTACATGAAACGTGGTGGTAAAGTTTGGATTAAAATCTTCCCACACAAATCATACACAGCTAAGGCTATCGGGGTTCGTATGGGATCTGGTAAAGGGGCACCTGAAGGTTGGGTAGCACCAGTTAAACGTGGTAAAGTAATGTTTGAAGTTGCAGGTGTATCTGAAGAGATCGCTCGTGAAGCGCTTCGTCTTGCAAGCCACAAATTGCCAGTTAAATGTAAATTCGTAAAACGTGAAGCAGAATAA
- the rpsC gene encoding 30S ribosomal protein S3, with product MGQKVHPIGMRVGIIRDWDAKWYAEKEYADYLHEDLAIRKFVQKELADAAVSTIEIERAVNKVNVSLHTAKPGMVIGKGGANVDALRAKLNKLTGKQVHINIIEIKQPDLDAHLVGEGIARQLEQRVAFRRAQKQAIQRAMRAGAKGIKTQVSGRLNGADIARAEGYSEGTVPLHTLRADIDYAWEEADTTYGKLGVKVWIYRGEVLPARKNTKGGK from the coding sequence GTGGGTCAAAAAGTACATCCAATTGGTATGCGTGTCGGCATCATCCGTGATTGGGATGCCAAATGGTATGCTGAAAAAGAATACGCGGATTACCTTCATGAAGATCTTGCAATCCGTAAATTCGTTCAAAAAGAACTTGCTGACGCAGCTGTTTCAACTATTGAAATCGAACGCGCAGTAAACAAAGTTAACGTTTCACTTCACACTGCTAAACCAGGTATGGTTATCGGTAAAGGTGGTGCTAACGTTGATGCACTTCGTGCTAAACTTAACAAATTGACTGGAAAACAAGTACACATCAACATCATCGAAATCAAACAACCTGATTTGGATGCTCACCTTGTTGGTGAAGGAATTGCTCGTCAATTGGAGCAACGTGTTGCTTTCCGTCGTGCACAAAAACAAGCAATCCAACGTGCAATGCGTGCTGGAGCTAAAGGAATCAAAACTCAAGTATCAGGTCGTTTGAACGGTGCAGATATCGCCCGTGCTGAAGGATACTCTGAAGGAACTGTTCCACTTCACACACTTCGTGCAGATATCGATTATGCTTGGGAAGAAGCAGACACTACATACGGTAAACTTGGTGTTAAAGTATGGATCTACCGTGGTGAAGTTCTTCCAGCTCGTAAAAACACTAAAGGAGGTAAATAA
- the rplV gene encoding 50S ribosomal protein L22 yields MAEITSAKAMARTVRVSPRKSRLVLDNIRGKSVADAIAILTFTPNKAAEIILKVLNSAVANAENNFGLDKANLVVSEAFANEGPTMKRFRPRAKGSASPINKRTAHITVAVAEK; encoded by the coding sequence ATGGCAGAAATTACTTCAGCTAAAGCAATGGCTCGCACAGTACGTGTTTCACCTCGTAAATCACGTCTTGTTCTTGACAACATCCGTGGTAAAAGCGTAGCCGATGCAATCGCAATTTTGACATTCACTCCAAACAAAGCTGCTGAAATCATCTTGAAAGTTTTGAACTCAGCTGTAGCTAACGCTGAAAACAACTTTGGTTTGGATAAAGCTAACTTGGTAGTATCTGAAGCATTCGCAAACGAAGGACCAACTATGAAACGTTTCCGTCCACGTGCGAAAGGTTCAGCTTCACCAATCAACAAACGTACAGCTCACATCACTGTAGCTGTTGCAGAAAAATAA
- the rpsS gene encoding 30S ribosomal protein S19, whose protein sequence is MGRSLKKGPFVDEHLMKKVEAQANDEKKKVIKTWSRRSTIFPSFIGYTIAVYDGRKHVPVYIQEDMVGHKLGEFAPTRTYKGHAADDKKTRRK, encoded by the coding sequence ATGGGACGCAGTCTTAAAAAAGGACCTTTCGTCGATGAGCATTTGATGAAAAAAGTTGAAGCTCAAGCTAACGACGAAAAGAAAAAAGTTATCAAAACTTGGTCACGTCGTTCAACGATCTTCCCAAGTTTCATTGGTTACACTATCGCAGTTTATGATGGACGTAAACACGTACCTGTTTACATCCAAGAAGACATGGTAGGTCACAAGCTTGGTGAATTCGCACCAACTCGTACTTACAAAGGTCACGCCGCAGACGACAAGAAGACACGTAGAAAATAA
- the rplB gene encoding 50S ribosomal protein L2 yields MGIRVYKPTTNGRRNMTSLDFAEITTSTPEKTLLVALKNKAGRNNNGRITVRHQGGGHKRFYRLVDFKRNKDNVEAVVKTIEYDPNRSANIALVHYTDGVKAYIIAPKGLEVGQRIVSGPEADIKVGNALPLANIPVGTLVHNIELKPGRGGELVRAAGASAQVLGQEGKYVLVRLQSGEVRMILGTCRATVGVVGNEQHGLVNLGKAGRSRWKGIRPTVRGSVMNPNDHPHGGGEGKAPVGRKAPSTPWGKPALGLKTRNKKAKSDKLIVRRRNEK; encoded by the coding sequence GTGGGAATTCGTGTTTATAAACCAACAACAAACGGTCGCCGTAATATGACTTCTTTGGATTTCGCTGAAATCACAACAAGCACACCAGAAAAAACTTTGCTTGTTGCTTTGAAGAACAAGGCTGGTCGTAACAACAACGGTCGTATCACTGTTCGTCACCAAGGTGGTGGACACAAACGTTTCTACCGTTTGGTTGACTTTAAACGTAACAAAGATAACGTTGAAGCAGTTGTTAAAACTATCGAGTACGATCCAAACCGTTCTGCAAACATCGCTCTTGTGCACTACACTGACGGTGTGAAAGCATACATCATCGCTCCAAAAGGTCTTGAAGTTGGTCAACGTATCGTTTCAGGTCCTGAAGCAGATATCAAAGTAGGTAACGCTCTTCCACTTGCTAACATCCCAGTTGGTACTTTGGTTCACAACATTGAGTTGAAACCAGGTCGTGGCGGTGAATTGGTTCGTGCTGCTGGAGCTTCTGCTCAAGTATTGGGACAAGAAGGTAAATACGTTCTTGTTCGTCTTCAATCAGGCGAAGTTCGTATGATTCTTGGAACTTGTCGTGCTACAGTTGGTGTTGTTGGAAACGAACAACATGGACTTGTAAACCTTGGTAAAGCAGGACGTAGCCGTTGGAAAGGTATCCGCCCAACAGTTCGTGGTTCTGTAATGAACCCTAACGACCACCCACACGGTGGTGGTGAAGGTAAAGCACCAGTTGGTCGTAAAGCACCATCTACTCCATGGGGCAAACCTGCTCTTGGTCTTAAAACTCGTAACAAGAAAGCGAAATCTGACAAACTTATCGTTCGTCGTCGCAACGAGAAATAA
- a CDS encoding 50S ribosomal protein L23 — MNLYDVIKKPVITESSMAQLEAGKYVFEVDTRAHKLLIKQAVEAAFEGVKVANVNTINVKPKAKRVGRYTGFTNKTKKAIITLTADSKAIELFAAEAE, encoded by the coding sequence ATGAATTTGTATGATGTTATCAAAAAACCTGTAATCACTGAAAGCTCAATGGCTCAACTTGAAGCAGGAAAATATGTATTTGAAGTTGACACACGTGCGCATAAACTTTTGATCAAGCAAGCTGTTGAAGCTGCTTTCGAAGGTGTTAAAGTTGCAAATGTTAACACAATCAACGTAAAACCTAAAGCTAAACGTGTTGGACGTTACACTGGTTTTACTAACAAAACTAAAAAAGCTATCATCACACTTACAGCTGATTCAAAAGCAATCGAGTTGTTTGCTGCTGAAGCTGAATAA
- the rplD gene encoding 50S ribosomal protein L4, with translation MANVTLFDQTGKQAGEVVLNDAIFGIEPNQSVVFDVIISQRASLRQGTHAVKNRSAVSGGGRKPWRQKGTGRARQGSIRSPQWRGGGIVFGPTPRSYAYKLPQKVRRLALKSVYSEKVAENKFVAVDSLEFTAPKTAEFAKVLAALSIDSKVLVILEEGNEFAALSARNLPNVKVATATTASVLDIANSDKLLVTQAAISKIEEVLA, from the coding sequence ATGGCAAATGTAACATTATTCGACCAAACTGGTAAACAAGCGGGCGAAGTTGTTCTTAACGATGCAATCTTTGGTATCGAACCAAACCAATCTGTTGTGTTTGATGTCATCATCAGCCAACGTGCTAGCCTTCGTCAAGGAACTCACGCTGTTAAAAACCGTTCAGCCGTTTCAGGTGGCGGACGCAAACCATGGCGTCAAAAAGGAACTGGACGTGCTCGTCAAGGTTCTATCCGCTCTCCACAATGGCGTGGTGGTGGAATCGTCTTCGGACCAACTCCACGTAGCTATGCGTACAAACTTCCTCAAAAAGTTCGTCGCCTTGCACTAAAATCTGTTTACTCAGAAAAAGTTGCTGAAAACAAATTTGTAGCCGTTGATTCTCTTGAATTTACAGCTCCAAAAACTGCTGAATTTGCAAAAGTTCTTGCAGCTTTGAGCATCGATTCTAAAGTCCTTGTTATTCTTGAAGAAGGAAACGAATTCGCAGCTCTTTCAGCTCGTAACCTTCCAAACGTGAAAGTTGCGACTGCTACAACTGCAAGTGTTCTTGACATCGCAAATAGTGACAAACTTCTTGTTACTCAAGCAGCTATCTCTAAAATCGAGGAGGTTCTTGCATAA
- the rplC gene encoding 50S ribosomal protein L3 has translation MTKGILGKKVGMTQIFTEAGELIPVTVIEATPNVVLQVKTVETDGYNAIQVGFDDKREVLSNKPAKGHVAKANTAPKRFIREFKNVEGLEVGAEITVETFAAGDVVDVTGTSKGKGFQGVIKRHGQSRGPMAHGSRYHRRPGSMGPVAPNRVFKGKNLAGRMGGDRVTIQNLEVVQVVPEKNVILIKGNVPGAKKSLITIKSAVKAGK, from the coding sequence ATGACAAAAGGAATCTTAGGGAAAAAAGTGGGAATGACTCAAATCTTCACTGAAGCTGGCGAATTGATCCCTGTAACAGTTATTGAAGCAACTCCAAACGTTGTTCTTCAAGTTAAAACTGTTGAAACAGACGGGTACAACGCTATCCAAGTTGGTTTCGATGACAAACGCGAAGTATTGAGCAACAAACCTGCTAAAGGACATGTAGCAAAAGCTAACACGGCTCCTAAGCGCTTCATTCGTGAATTCAAAAACGTTGAAGGCTTGGAAGTTGGTGCTGAAATCACAGTTGAAACTTTCGCAGCTGGAGATGTTGTTGACGTAACTGGTACTTCTAAAGGTAAAGGTTTCCAAGGTGTTATCAAACGCCATGGACAATCACGTGGACCTATGGCTCACGGTTCTCGTTACCATCGTCGTCCAGGTTCTATGGGACCTGTTGCACCTAACCGCGTATTCAAAGGTAAAAACCTTGCAGGACGTATGGGTGGCGACCGTGTAACAATTCAAAACCTTGAAGTTGTACAAGTTGTTCCAGAAAAGAACGTTATCCTTATCAAAGGTAACGTACCAGGTGCTAAGAAATCTCTTATCACTATCAAATCAGCAGTTAAAGCTGGTAAATAA
- the rpsJ gene encoding 30S ribosomal protein S10 produces the protein MANKKIRIRLKAYEHRTLDTAAAKIVESATRTGAQVAGPIPLPTERSLYTIIRATHKYKDSREQFEMRTHKRLIDIVNPTQKTVDALMKLDLPSGVNVEIKL, from the coding sequence ATGGCAAACAAAAAAATCCGTATCCGTTTGAAAGCTTACGAACACCGTACGCTTGACACAGCGGCTGCTAAAATCGTAGAATCAGCTACTCGTACAGGTGCACAAGTTGCGGGTCCAATCCCACTTCCAACTGAGCGTAGCCTCTACACAATCATTCGTGCGACTCATAAATACAAAGACTCTCGCGAACAATTTGAAATGCGTACACACAAACGTTTGATCGATATCGTTAACCCAACTCAAAAAACAGTTGACGCTTTGATGAAATTGGATCTTCCAAGTGGTGTAAACGTAGAAATCAAACTTTAA
- a CDS encoding uridine kinase family protein, translated as MKKKELVERLVSEIESGKVKTLGIYGHGASGKSTFAQELYQELDSQKVNLLETDPYITSERHLVVPKETPDQKVTACLPVAHELASLQRDILALQAGMDVLTIEEPWKASEILSGAKPILIVEGMSVGFLPKELFDKTVCFYTDEETELKRRLARDTTVRNGDASFILASQQMRREQYLRYYKTTESMADILVDQSDDKFQIKTNIITNII; from the coding sequence ATGAAGAAAAAAGAGTTAGTAGAAAGACTAGTATCAGAAATAGAGTCTGGAAAAGTAAAAACGCTAGGTATCTACGGCCATGGAGCCTCAGGAAAATCAACTTTTGCTCAAGAATTGTACCAAGAACTTGATTCCCAAAAGGTAAATTTACTAGAAACAGATCCCTATATTACTTCGGAACGACATTTAGTGGTACCTAAAGAGACACCGGACCAAAAGGTGACAGCATGTTTACCAGTAGCGCATGAGCTGGCAAGTTTACAAAGAGATATCCTCGCTTTGCAGGCGGGTATGGATGTCTTGACAATAGAAGAACCTTGGAAGGCTAGTGAGATCTTATCGGGAGCAAAACCAATTCTGATAGTCGAAGGGATGTCTGTGGGTTTTCTACCAAAGGAACTCTTTGATAAAACTGTTTGTTTCTACACGGATGAAGAGACAGAATTAAAGAGACGTCTAGCTCGAGATACGACTGTGAGAAATGGCGATGCATCCTTTATATTGGCTAGTCAGCAGATGAGACGAGAGCAGTATCTACGATACTATAAAACAACCGAGTCAATGGCAGATATCTTGGTAGATCAATCAGATGATAAATTTCAAATTAAAACTAACATCATAACTAACATCATATAG
- the nrdG gene encoding anaerobic ribonucleoside-triphosphate reductase activating protein — MTWNTPKPGEWKSEELSQGRIIDYKAFNFVDGEGVRNSLYVAGCMFHCEGCYNIATWSFNAGIPYTPELEEQIMADLAQPYVQGLTLLGGEPFLNTGIILPLVKRIRKELPEKDIWSWTGYTWEEMMLETPDKLELLSLIDILVDGRYDKSKRNLMLQFRGSSNQRIIDVQKSLQSGKVVIWDKLNDGKESYEQVKRE; from the coding sequence ATGACATGGAATACACCAAAGCCTGGCGAGTGGAAGAGTGAAGAACTCAGTCAAGGGCGTATCATTGACTATAAGGCTTTTAACTTTGTCGATGGAGAGGGGGTACGCAATTCTCTCTATGTAGCAGGTTGTATGTTTCACTGCGAGGGCTGTTATAATATTGCGACCTGGTCTTTCAATGCTGGTATCCCGTATACGCCAGAGTTAGAAGAACAAATCATGGCAGATCTGGCCCAACCCTATGTTCAAGGATTGACTTTATTAGGAGGAGAGCCTTTCCTCAATACAGGTATAATCTTACCTCTCGTAAAACGCATTCGTAAGGAATTGCCAGAAAAAGATATCTGGTCCTGGACGGGCTACACTTGGGAAGAAATGATGCTGGAGACTCCAGACAAACTGGAACTCTTGTCGTTGATTGATATCCTGGTCGATGGTCGTTATGATAAAAGCAAGCGCAATCTCATGCTCCAGTTCCGAGGCTCTTCTAATCAGCGGATTATAGATGTGCAAAAATCTCTGCAAAGTGGAAAAGTAGTTATTTGGGACAAGCTTAATGATGGAAAAGAAAGCTATGAACAGGTGAAGAGAGAATGA
- a CDS encoding GNAT family N-acetyltransferase → MELRRPRLADKETVLEMMAEFEKSQSAHDGGFWDTENFVYEEWLETNMQKEMGINLPENRVPSIQFVSFDAVGQALGFLNLRLRLNEGLLNYAGHIGYSIRPSERGKGYAKESLRQGLQIAKEKNIKRALVTCSTENPASRAVILANGGVYEDVRNGTERYWIELE, encoded by the coding sequence ATGGAACTACGCAGACCAAGATTAGCAGATAAAGAAACAGTTTTAGAGATGATGGCAGAGTTTGAAAAAAGCCAATCAGCCCACGATGGCGGATTTTGGGATACTGAGAATTTTGTTTACGAAGAGTGGTTGGAGACAAATATGCAAAAAGAAATGGGAATAAATTTGCCTGAAAATCGTGTTCCTTCTATTCAATTTGTATCATTTGATGCTGTAGGTCAAGCTCTAGGATTTTTGAATCTGCGATTGAGACTGAATGAGGGTTTACTGAATTATGCTGGCCACATTGGCTACTCCATTCGTCCATCAGAAAGAGGCAAGGGCTACGCCAAAGAGTCCCTCCGACAAGGTCTACAAATTGCCAAGGAAAAGAATATTAAACGAGCTCTGGTGACTTGTAGCACGGAAAATCCTGCCAGCCGAGCTGTTATTTTAGCTAACGGTGGTGTCTATGAGGATGTTCGTAATGGAACGGAGCGCTATTGGATAGAGTTGGAGTAG
- a CDS encoding GNAT family N-acetyltransferase, which produces MILRRPTLADKEAVLDVIEEFKETQSTHNGGFWDIENFSYEDWLETSRNKEMGIGLLENRVPSIQFVLFDKSGYALGFLNLRLRLNEGLLNHAGHIGYSIRPSERGKGYAKESLRQGLQIAKEKNIKRALVTCSTENPASRAVILANGGVYEDVRNGTERYWIELE; this is translated from the coding sequence ATGATATTACGCAGGCCGACATTGGCGGATAAGGAAGCTGTTCTAGATGTGATAGAGGAGTTTAAAGAGACCCAATCGACCCACAATGGCGGATTTTGGGATATTGAGAATTTCTCTTACGAGGACTGGCTAGAAACTAGCCGAAATAAAGAAATGGGAATAGGATTGCTGGAAAATCGCGTTCCATCAATTCAGTTCGTATTGTTTGATAAATCAGGCTATGCTCTAGGTTTTTTGAATCTACGGCTGAGACTAAATGAGGGATTGCTGAATCATGCTGGCCATATTGGCTATTCCATCCGACCGTCTGAAAGAGGCAAGGGCTACGCCAAAGAGTCCCTCCGACAAGGTCTACAAATTGCTAAGGAAAAGAATATCAAACGAGCGCTTGTGACTTGTAGCACGGAAAATCCTGCCAGCCGAGCTGTTATCTTAGCTAACGGCGGTGTCTATGAGGATGTTCGAAATGGAACGGAGCGCTATTGGATAGAGTTGGAGTAG
- the nrdD gene encoding anaerobic ribonucleoside-triphosphate reductase, whose translation MIVLEEKTKPDPTLFVEKRDGRRVIFDVDKIDKALHKAAEKVMDVTPLVEKRLNTLVERIVEEIHSRFPQGVKIYEIQNIVEHELLEAKEYALAEEYITYRTQRDFERSKATDINFSIHKLLNKDQAVVNENANKDSDVFNTQRDLTAGIVGKSIGLQMLPKHVANAHQKGDIHYHDLDYSPYTPMTNCCLIDFKGMLENGFKIGNAEVESPKSIQTATAQISQIIANVASSQYGGCSADRIDEVLAPYAEKNYQKHLKDAEEWVLPDKREEYAWKKTQKDIYDAMQSLEYEINTLFTSNGQTPFTSLGFGLGTNRFEREIQKAILNIRIKGLGSEHRTAIFPKLIFTLKRGLNLEEGSPNYDIKQLALECATKRMYPDVLSYDKIIELTGSFKVPMGCRSFLQGWKDENGVEVNSGRMNLGVVTVNLPRIALESEGDMNKFWEIFNERMNIAEDALVYRVERTKEATPANAPILYQYGAFGRRLGKEESVDELFKNRRATVSLGYIGLYEVATVFFGNNWETNPEAKEFTLDIIRDMKHRVEEWSDQYGYHFSIYSTPSESLTDRFCRLDTEKFGSIPDITDKEYYTNSFHYDVRKNPTPFEKLDFEKVYPEAGASGGFIHYCEYPVLQQNPKALEAVWDYAYDRVGYLGTNTPIDRCYKCDFEGDFEPTERGFACPNCGNNDPKTVDVVKRTCGYLGNPQARPMVNGRHKEIAARVKHMNGSTIKTAGHEVRS comes from the coding sequence ATGATTGTATTGGAAGAGAAAACAAAACCTGATCCAACCTTATTTGTTGAAAAGCGCGACGGTAGACGCGTCATTTTTGATGTAGATAAGATTGACAAAGCCTTGCACAAGGCTGCGGAAAAAGTCATGGATGTAACCCCCTTGGTCGAAAAGCGTCTTAATACTCTAGTTGAACGTATTGTAGAAGAGATTCATAGTCGCTTTCCTCAAGGTGTAAAAATCTATGAAATCCAAAATATCGTAGAACATGAGTTATTGGAAGCTAAAGAATATGCCTTGGCAGAGGAATATATCACTTACCGAACTCAAAGGGATTTTGAGCGCTCAAAAGCAACAGATATCAACTTTAGTATTCATAAACTTCTCAATAAAGATCAGGCAGTTGTCAATGAAAATGCCAATAAGGATAGTGATGTTTTTAATACCCAGCGTGATTTGACGGCGGGGATTGTTGGGAAATCAATCGGTCTTCAAATGCTTCCTAAGCATGTGGCTAATGCCCACCAAAAAGGGGATATCCACTATCACGATTTGGACTATAGCCCTTACACCCCGATGACTAACTGCTGTCTGATTGATTTCAAGGGCATGTTGGAAAATGGTTTTAAGATTGGGAATGCTGAGGTAGAGAGTCCTAAGTCTATTCAGACCGCAACTGCTCAGATATCGCAAATCATCGCCAACGTTGCATCAAGTCAGTATGGAGGCTGTTCAGCAGACCGTATTGATGAAGTCTTGGCTCCTTATGCAGAAAAAAATTACCAAAAGCATCTCAAAGATGCAGAGGAATGGGTACTACCTGACAAGCGTGAGGAGTACGCCTGGAAGAAAACCCAAAAAGATATCTATGATGCCATGCAATCTCTAGAGTATGAAATCAATACTCTCTTCACTTCAAATGGGCAAACACCCTTTACTTCTCTTGGTTTTGGCCTAGGAACCAATCGTTTTGAACGCGAAATTCAAAAGGCTATCTTGAACATTCGAATCAAGGGGCTGGGTTCAGAACACCGTACAGCTATCTTCCCTAAACTCATTTTCACCCTAAAAAGAGGTCTTAACTTGGAAGAAGGTTCGCCTAACTACGATATCAAGCAGTTGGCGCTCGAGTGCGCAACTAAACGGATGTACCCAGATGTCTTGTCTTACGATAAGATTATCGAATTGACAGGTTCCTTCAAGGTTCCGATGGGATGTCGTTCATTCCTTCAAGGATGGAAGGATGAAAATGGAGTTGAAGTTAACTCTGGCCGTATGAATCTAGGGGTGGTGACGGTCAATCTTCCTCGTATTGCCCTCGAATCAGAAGGCGACATGAATAAGTTCTGGGAAATTTTCAATGAGCGCATGAATATTGCTGAAGATGCTCTAGTTTATCGTGTGGAAAGAACCAAGGAAGCCACTCCAGCTAATGCGCCAATTCTTTATCAATATGGTGCCTTCGGACGTCGTCTTGGTAAAGAAGAAAGTGTTGACGAGCTCTTTAAGAACCGTCGTGCTACTGTTTCGCTTGGCTACATTGGACTTTATGAAGTAGCGACAGTATTCTTTGGCAACAATTGGGAAACCAATCCAGAAGCTAAAGAATTCACCCTTGATATCATTCGAGATATGAAACATCGAGTAGAAGAATGGTCAGACCAATATGGGTATCACTTCTCTATTTATTCAACACCATCTGAAAGTTTAACGGATCGTTTCTGTCGTTTGGATACAGAGAAATTTGGCTCTATTCCAGACATTACTGATAAAGAATACTACACAAATTCCTTCCATTATGATGTGCGTAAAAATCCAACTCCTTTTGAAAAACTAGATTTTGAAAAAGTTTATCCAGAAGCGGGTGCATCAGGTGGATTCATCCACTACTGTGAGTATCCAGTTCTTCAACAAAATCCAAAGGCCTTGGAAGCTGTTTGGGATTATGCTTATGACCGTGTAGGTTATCTCGGAACCAATACTCCAATTGACCGCTGTTACAAGTGTGATTTTGAAGGAGATTTTGAGCCGACAGAGAGAGGCTTTGCTTGTCCTAACTGTGGAAATAACGATCCTAAAACGGTAGATGTTGTTAAACGAACTTGTGGTTATTTAGGGAATCCTCAAGCACGTCCGATGGTTAATGGACGCCACAAGGAAATTGCTGCGCGTGTGAAACACATGAACGGTTCTACTATCAAAACAGCAGGACATGAAGTAAGAAGTTAG